The following coding sequences are from one Ammospiza caudacuta isolate bAmmCau1 chromosome 10, bAmmCau1.pri, whole genome shotgun sequence window:
- the CIB2 gene encoding calcium and integrin-binding family member 2 isoform X2, translated as MAPNVVPMDYTKDPDVKLPMQLIINMPELKENPFKERIVSSFSEDGEGSLSFNDFVDMFSVLSEMAPRELKAIYAFKIYDFNTDNFICKADLEKTLNKLTREELTAEEITLVCEKVIEEADMDGDGKLGFADFENMISKAPDFLSTFHIRI; from the exons ATGGCACCAAACGTTGTGCCCATGGACTATACAAAGGACCCAGATGTTAAACTACCTATGCAGCTTATAATAAACATGCCTGAGCTGAAG GAGAATCCCTTCAAAGAAAGGATTGTGTCATCTTTCTCAGAAGATGGAGAGGGGAGCCTGAGCTTCAATGACTTTGTGGATATGTTCTCCGTGCTCAGTGAAATGGCTCCCCGAGAGCTGAAAGCAATCTATGCCTTTAAGATTTATG ATTTTAACACAGATAACTTCATTTGTAAAGCAGActtggaaaaaaccctcaataAGCTGACCCGGGAAGAGCTGACAGCGGAGGAGATCACTCTGGTTTGTGAGAAAGTCATAGAAGAAGCTGACATGGATGGTGATGGGAAATTAGGATTTGCAGATTTTGAAAACATGATTTCCAAGGCACCAGACTTTCTCAG taCTTTCCACATAAGAATCTGA